In Sphingobacterium sp. SRCM116780, the genomic stretch AAATTGGAGCTTATTTAACTCCAGATAAAGATATTATAATTAGCATACCTAATAGCGATACATTTACTATGAGAACGGAAGAGTTGTCTTTGACAGGAAAACACAATGTGTATAACAATATGGCCTCTGGCCTTATTGCTAAGGTTCAAGAGTTGAGAAATCAATCGATGAAGGAAAGTATGGGATCGTATGTAAATATTGCTCATCGTTTAGAGCAAGTTGCTTGTATCGGAGGGGTTAATTACATCAACGATTCTAAAGCGACAAACGTTAACTCTGTTTGGTATGCGTTAGAAAGTGTGTCAAAACCAGTCGTTTTGATATTAGGAGGAGTGGATAAAGGAAATGACTATGATATGTTACGTGATTTAGTTAAAAATAAAGTACGTGCTATTATTTGTATTGGGAAGGATACTGCACCTATTCATACGGCATTTGAGAGTGATACGGAATTGATCGTGAACAGTTCATCCATGAAAGATGCTGTTCAATTGGCGTCGCATTTAGCTCAAAAAGGAGATACCGTATTATTATCCCCTGCATGTGCAAGTTTTGATTGGTTTAAAAATTATGAAGATCGTGGCGATAAGTTCAAAGCTGCGGTAATGGAGTTGTAGTGGATATAGGTTTAAAATAAATCTAAAGTAATTAGTTATGTTGGAGAATTTACTTTCTAAATTAAAAGGCGATCGTTGGATCTGGATCATTGTGATCCTGCTTTCTGGATGGTCTTTGTTGGCGGTCTACAGTTCTGTAGGTACGTTGGCATATAAAGAAGGAAAAGGAACAGAATTATATTTGTTCAAGCATTTCTCTTTAATTGCTGTTGGATTTGTTTTGATGTACCTGTCACATAAATTAGATTATCGATATTATGCAGGTATCTCCAAATTGTTAATGGTCATTACAGTCCCTCTTTTACTGTATACCTTAGTCTTTGGTAGTAAAGTGAATGATGCAAGTCGATGGGTAACTATCCCGGTGATTAATCAGACTTTTCAAACTTCCGATTTGGCAAAATTGGCTTTAATCACTTTTTTAGCACGTATGCTTTCCAAAAAGCAGGAAGAAATTAAAGATGTTAAAAAATCATTCATCCCTATTATGGGAGCTGTTTGTGGTGTCTTTGTTTTAATTGCCTGGGCAAATATGTCAACAGCAATTATGCTATTTGGGGTATGTGTGTTGTTGCTTTTAATTGGACGTATCAGTTTTAAACAAATTGCTATTGTATCGGCAGGGGTTATGTTATTGGGGATTGTGGTTGTATCGATCGGTCCTCGGCGTGCTACTTACTATAGTCGTGTCAAATCTTTTATGGGGATTGAACATGAAAAGCAAACGGGTATGCCTGTCTCTTTCCAAGATGATAAAAATTATCAGGCGAATAATGCTAAGATCGCCATTGCTACAGGTGGATTATTTGGTAAAGGGCCAGGTAATAGTATTCAGAGAAATGTACTTCCTCACCCTTATTCCGATTTTATATTTGCCATTATTATTGAAGAGTATGGAACAATTGGTGGTGTCGTACTCATTTTTCTATATCTGGCATTGATGTATCGCTGTATTCGGATTGTCACATTAAGCCCGAAGGCCTTCGGAGCGTTTTTGGCTGCAGGTTTAGGCTTTAGTTTGACGATTCAAGCATTTGCAAATATGGCCGTTGCCGTGGGATTAGGCCCCGTTACTGGGGTACCCTTACCATTAGTTAGTATGGGGGGGACATCGATTTTGTTTACAAGTATCGCCTTAGGAATTATCCTGAGCGTGAGTAGAAATATTGAAGAGTTAAAAGGTAAGCAGGAATTGGACGAAAGACCAAAAGAAAAAAGAGTCGTAGTGGGTACAATTCCCGCGTAATTAATATAGGAAATATAAAACATGGCAATTCGAGTGATCATAAGTGGAGGTGGTACAGGTGGACATATTTTTCCAGCTGTGGCAATTGCCAATGCATTAAAAGCATTGGATCCACAAAATGAGATCCTATTTGTAGGAGCTAATGGTCGCATGGAAATGGAAAAGATTCCTGCGGCTGGTTATCGAATTGTTGGTTTGGAC encodes the following:
- a CDS encoding FtsW/RodA/SpoVE family cell cycle protein: MLENLLSKLKGDRWIWIIVILLSGWSLLAVYSSVGTLAYKEGKGTELYLFKHFSLIAVGFVLMYLSHKLDYRYYAGISKLLMVITVPLLLYTLVFGSKVNDASRWVTIPVINQTFQTSDLAKLALITFLARMLSKKQEEIKDVKKSFIPIMGAVCGVFVLIAWANMSTAIMLFGVCVLLLLIGRISFKQIAIVSAGVMLLGIVVVSIGPRRATYYSRVKSFMGIEHEKQTGMPVSFQDDKNYQANNAKIAIATGGLFGKGPGNSIQRNVLPHPYSDFIFAIIIEEYGTIGGVVLIFLYLALMYRCIRIVTLSPKAFGAFLAAGLGFSLTIQAFANMAVAVGLGPVTGVPLPLVSMGGTSILFTSIALGIILSVSRNIEELKGKQELDERPKEKRVVVGTIPA